From one Rhodoferax sp. PAMC 29310 genomic stretch:
- a CDS encoding alkene reductase, which yields MFFSPLQVGALTLPNRILLAPLTRTRAGTEHLPNDLMAEYYSQRATGGLLITECTMVMPNTSAFVAEAGIYSQEQIEGWKKTTAAVHAKGGRIFMQIWHSGRAAHPSINGGAVSVSSTATPIEGDINTPAGKVPHVAAHALTEAEIPAIVAAFAQGAKNAIEAGFDGVEVHGANGYLIDQFLRDGANQRTDGYGGTMEKRARFLFEVLTAVTAAIGADRVGLRLSPLNSFNSMIDSDPLALIDFLADKLNAYKLAYLHVMRADFFGLQKADVMTVAREKYKGVLIGNMGYNPEEAEQAIAQGKLDAVAFGTSFLANPDLPARIKAGAALNAPDASTFYTPGAKGYTDYLTM from the coding sequence ATGTTTTTCTCCCCCTTGCAAGTCGGCGCTCTCACTCTCCCCAATCGCATCCTTCTCGCCCCGCTGACGCGCACCCGCGCTGGCACGGAGCACCTGCCCAATGACTTGATGGCAGAGTACTACAGTCAGCGCGCCACCGGCGGTCTGCTGATCACCGAGTGCACCATGGTCATGCCCAACACGTCCGCCTTTGTGGCTGAGGCAGGCATCTACTCCCAAGAGCAGATTGAAGGCTGGAAGAAAACCACCGCAGCGGTCCACGCCAAGGGCGGGCGCATCTTCATGCAGATCTGGCACAGTGGCCGTGCGGCGCACCCCAGCATCAACGGCGGCGCGGTCAGCGTGTCCTCTACTGCCACGCCCATCGAAGGCGATATCAACACCCCCGCAGGCAAGGTGCCGCACGTGGCAGCGCATGCGCTGACCGAAGCCGAGATTCCCGCCATCGTGGCGGCCTTTGCTCAAGGCGCCAAAAACGCCATCGAGGCCGGCTTTGACGGCGTGGAAGTGCACGGCGCCAACGGCTACCTGATTGACCAGTTCCTGCGCGATGGCGCCAACCAGCGCACCGATGGCTACGGCGGCACCATGGAAAAGCGCGCACGCTTCCTGTTTGAAGTGCTGACTGCCGTCACCGCCGCCATTGGCGCGGACCGCGTGGGCCTGCGCTTGTCGCCGCTGAACAGCTTCAACAGCATGATCGACAGCGATCCGCTCGCGCTGATCGACTTCCTGGCCGACAAGCTTAACGCTTACAAACTGGCCTACCTGCACGTGATGCGTGCTGACTTCTTCGGCCTACAAAAGGCCGATGTGATGACCGTTGCCCGCGAAAAATACAAAGGCGTGTTGATTGGCAACATGGGCTACAACCCTGAGGAAGCCGAGCAAGCCATCGCGCAAGGCAAGCTGGACGCCGTGGCCTTTGGCACCAGCTTTCTGGCCAACCCCGACTTGCCGGCCCGTATCAAGGCTGGCGCTGCATTGAACGCCCCAGATGCCAGCACCTTCTACACCCCCGGCGCCAAGGGCTATACCGACTACCTGACGATGTAA
- a CDS encoding glutathione peroxidase, whose protein sequence is MKTNRSIHSAVRQALLTMLLSLFGGFGVATSASAQPTPTSAPAAAACPALLQHQFSRLQDEAPQNLCQYAGKVVLVVNTASFCGFTSQYEGLEALYAKYQSKGLVVLGFPSNDFGAQEPGSSKVIADFCFNTYGVKFPMFSKTVVIGAKRNALYQDLFQATKVAPGWNFHKYLIDRHGKVVANYPSEVTPNSASIVSGIEKALSQKL, encoded by the coding sequence ATGAAAACAAATCGCTCTATTCATTCTGCTGTTCGCCAAGCATTGTTGACCATGCTGTTGAGCCTATTCGGAGGGTTTGGCGTGGCGACGAGTGCTTCGGCTCAGCCGACTCCTACCTCGGCCCCGGCGGCTGCAGCGTGCCCTGCCCTCTTGCAGCACCAGTTTTCCAGATTGCAAGACGAGGCACCCCAAAACCTGTGCCAATACGCGGGCAAAGTGGTGTTGGTGGTTAACACCGCCAGCTTCTGCGGATTCACCAGCCAGTACGAAGGCCTGGAAGCCCTGTACGCCAAGTACCAAAGCAAGGGATTGGTGGTTCTGGGTTTTCCCTCCAATGATTTTGGTGCGCAGGAACCTGGCTCATCGAAAGTGATTGCCGATTTTTGTTTCAACACCTACGGCGTCAAGTTCCCCATGTTTTCCAAGACCGTGGTGATAGGCGCCAAGCGAAACGCCCTGTATCAGGACTTGTTTCAAGCGACTAAGGTGGCTCCGGGCTGGAACTTTCACAAATACCTGATTGACCGCCATGGCAAGGTGGTCGCCAATTACCCCAGCGAGGTCACGCCCAACAGCGCGAGCATCGTCTCGGGCATTGAGAAAGCACTGAGCCAAAAACTTTAA
- the ubiG gene encoding bifunctional 2-polyprenyl-6-hydroxyphenol methylase/3-demethylubiquinol 3-O-methyltransferase UbiG, with amino-acid sequence MTVITSEIERFNRLSATWWNSEGPMRPLHVVNALRLDYVVQQITAHFGGQTNSPLAGLRILDVGCGGGLLSEPLARLGAQVVGVDASPGNIAAARLHAESRHVVVDYRLGEPAAVVPAEERFDVVLALEVVEHVSDVDAFVSRVASSVAPGGLMFASTIDRTWKSFVFAIVGAEYVLRVLPRGTHAWRQFVRPSELALAAGRAGLQQTDLRGMRYLPLIHKASWCKDTSVNYMATFSAGALTPTRAKKTEK; translated from the coding sequence ATGACCGTCATCACTTCAGAGATTGAACGATTTAACCGCCTCAGCGCCACTTGGTGGAACAGCGAAGGGCCGATGCGGCCCTTGCATGTCGTGAATGCGCTGCGCCTGGACTATGTCGTGCAGCAAATCACCGCTCATTTTGGGGGTCAAACCAACAGCCCCTTGGCCGGTTTACGTATCTTGGATGTGGGTTGCGGTGGCGGCTTGCTGTCGGAGCCGTTAGCGCGATTGGGCGCACAGGTCGTGGGTGTCGATGCCTCGCCCGGCAACATAGCTGCCGCGCGCTTGCACGCTGAGTCGCGACATGTCGTGGTGGACTACAGGCTGGGCGAACCGGCTGCAGTGGTGCCTGCGGAGGAACGATTTGATGTGGTGTTGGCACTGGAGGTGGTCGAACACGTGAGCGACGTGGACGCCTTTGTTTCCAGAGTGGCCAGCAGCGTGGCGCCTGGGGGACTGATGTTTGCTTCGACCATTGACCGCACTTGGAAAAGCTTTGTGTTCGCCATCGTGGGCGCAGAGTACGTTTTACGCGTGCTTCCTCGGGGCACGCACGCGTGGCGTCAGTTTGTAAGGCCCAGTGAGCTGGCATTGGCTGCAGGCCGGGCGGGTCTGCAGCAGACGGATCTGCGCGGTATGCGCTACCTGCCTTTGATACACAAGGCGTCTTGGTGCAAAGACACCAGCGTTAACTACATGGCGACTTTTAGCGCTGGCGCGCTTACACCGACCAGAGCAAAAAAAACTGAAAAATAA
- a CDS encoding HNH endonuclease, whose product MIHTPSLPSQQCALCGRAIPPAQRDAHHLIPKSKGGRQTTFMHRICHRQIHALLTETELARQYATVAALLAHPELAVFVSWVKTKPNDFFVGTVKSERVRKRRR is encoded by the coding sequence GTGATTCACACCCCGTCTTTGCCGTCCCAACAGTGCGCGCTCTGTGGCCGCGCGATACCGCCTGCACAACGCGATGCCCACCACCTCATCCCCAAAAGCAAGGGCGGGCGACAAACCACGTTCATGCACCGCATCTGTCACCGTCAAATCCATGCCCTGCTGACCGAGACTGAGCTGGCTCGCCAGTACGCCACGGTAGCGGCTTTGCTGGCTCATCCTGAGCTGGCCGTGTTTGTGTCCTGGGTCAAGACCAAACCTAACGATTTCTTTGTGGGTACCGTCAAAAGTGAGCGGGTGAGAAAGCGTCGGCGCTAA
- a CDS encoding dihydroneopterin aldolase, with the protein MTCESTIELTGLKIETHIGTYGPGESAPNAHLLDMRLGIDSSRVLIAEDGMQFVFDYDPLIREIDRLSLDGHYETQERLLTRIAQACAAYPAINAVEIVLRKTPVRAGTGALGVRLLLNGSDFERLRKTAPMSTVVV; encoded by the coding sequence ATGACTTGCGAATCTACGATTGAGTTGACAGGCTTGAAAATCGAGACCCATATTGGGACCTATGGCCCGGGTGAATCCGCCCCCAATGCGCACCTGTTGGACATGCGCCTTGGGATTGATTCGAGTCGGGTACTCATTGCGGAAGACGGCATGCAGTTTGTTTTTGACTATGACCCATTGATCCGGGAAATAGACCGCTTGTCGCTTGACGGCCATTACGAAACGCAGGAACGCTTGTTGACGCGTATCGCTCAAGCTTGCGCTGCGTACCCAGCAATCAATGCGGTCGAAATTGTCCTGCGAAAAACGCCCGTTCGCGCTGGAACAGGTGCACTGGGCGTTCGTCTGTTGCTGAATGGCAGTGACTTTGAGCGGTTGAGAAAGACCGCTCCGATGTCGACTGTCGTGGTTTGA
- a CDS encoding FtsX-like permease family protein — MIALLKTFSWQELRHHPWRNAAAMVAVMLGVALAFSVHLINESALDEFSQAARSVNGQPDLELRSAQGAFDEALYARIAQHPDVLIASPVLELTTQAVDRNGASMALRVLGVDALLVARVAPALMPQPDKNGERLTLFAPDTLFLNPAAQQRLGLKPQLQVALTLKTARVAGQVSAGGAPLAVMDLGAAQDFFNQGGQLSRIDLKLRPGVTPAGFVQVLQATPDWPRDVLALEPGDRTSQINALSRAYRVNLTVLAMIALFTGAFLVFSVLALSVSKRSQQLALLGVLGLSARQRLALVLWEALALGLVGSALGLALGTALAALALRILGGDLGGGYFAGVAPTLQWSAWAALLYGALGVAAALVGAWWPARQAQQLPLAATLKGLGGGVTAGRGHWISLFFIAAGALLTWAPPVFGIPLAAYISVGCLLVGGIGALPWLIALMLDRLAPLLARQTLPLLAVERARRQRETAAVAVSGVVASLSLAVALTVMVASFRDSVTQWLDRVLPADLYVRSANSSGASDTVYFTPKLVQSLAKLDGVTRLETQRQMSLRLRPTQAPVALIARPLEDPARRLPLVSGPLSVPAGHTAIYVSEAMVDLFDARPGTSFAPLSASFPALALDGHAQRASFFVAGVWRDYARQSGTIAIDKDDFERLTGDTRTNDIAFWLADPSDIVRVEGAVRAQVDAQGPGTGQLLDFGSAAQIRATSLRIFDRSFAITYWLQAVAIGIGLFGVAASFSAQIFSRRKEFGLLAHLGFTRQQVLSVVAMEGMAWTTLGALAGLLLGLAVSVILVKVVNPQSFHWTMDLMVPWARLLLLCLAVTLAGTVTAWLSVRAAAGKSAISAVKEDW; from the coding sequence GTGATTGCGCTCCTCAAAACGTTCTCTTGGCAAGAATTACGACACCACCCTTGGCGCAATGCCGCTGCCATGGTGGCGGTGATGCTGGGCGTGGCGCTGGCGTTTTCGGTGCATTTGATCAATGAGTCGGCGCTAGATGAGTTTTCTCAAGCGGCACGCTCAGTCAACGGCCAGCCCGATTTAGAGCTGCGCAGTGCGCAAGGGGCTTTCGATGAGGCTTTGTATGCGCGCATTGCTCAGCATCCCGATGTTCTGATTGCTTCACCCGTGCTGGAGTTAACCACCCAAGCGGTAGACCGCAACGGCGCCTCCATGGCACTGCGGGTGCTGGGTGTCGATGCGTTGCTCGTCGCCCGGGTGGCCCCCGCGTTGATGCCGCAACCGGACAAGAATGGCGAGCGCCTGACACTCTTCGCCCCTGACACCTTGTTTTTGAACCCAGCCGCCCAGCAGCGCCTCGGTTTGAAGCCACAACTGCAGGTGGCATTGACGCTGAAAACGGCGCGGGTTGCGGGCCAGGTGAGTGCAGGCGGTGCGCCTTTGGCAGTGATGGACTTGGGCGCCGCGCAAGATTTTTTCAACCAAGGGGGCCAATTGAGCCGCATCGACCTGAAGTTGCGCCCCGGCGTGACCCCGGCTGGGTTTGTGCAGGTCCTGCAGGCGACGCCCGACTGGCCGCGTGACGTCTTGGCCCTTGAGCCGGGCGACCGCACGAGCCAAATCAACGCCCTCTCACGCGCTTACCGGGTCAATCTGACGGTGTTGGCTATGATCGCCCTCTTCACCGGGGCCTTTTTAGTGTTTTCAGTGTTGGCGCTGAGCGTGAGTAAACGGTCACAACAATTGGCTTTGTTAGGCGTACTGGGCCTCAGCGCCCGCCAGCGACTGGCGCTAGTGTTGTGGGAAGCGCTGGCCTTGGGACTGGTGGGCAGTGCCTTGGGCCTGGCCTTGGGCACCGCGCTGGCAGCGCTGGCGCTGCGCATTTTGGGGGGCGATCTGGGGGGGGGCTATTTCGCCGGGGTGGCACCCACGCTGCAATGGAGTGCATGGGCCGCCCTGCTCTATGGTGCGCTCGGTGTCGCAGCTGCACTGGTGGGGGCGTGGTGGCCGGCGCGTCAGGCCCAACAACTGCCCTTGGCCGCCACCCTAAAGGGACTCGGCGGCGGTGTGACCGCTGGCCGTGGCCATTGGATCAGTCTTTTTTTTATAGCAGCTGGCGCTTTGTTGACATGGGCCCCGCCGGTATTTGGCATTCCACTGGCCGCATATATCTCAGTGGGCTGTTTGCTGGTGGGTGGCATTGGTGCCTTGCCTTGGCTGATTGCCCTGATGCTGGACCGCTTGGCGCCGTTGCTGGCGCGCCAAACCTTGCCCCTGCTGGCGGTGGAACGCGCCCGCCGTCAGCGAGAGACGGCGGCGGTGGCCGTAAGTGGCGTAGTGGCCTCACTGAGCTTGGCCGTGGCACTGACCGTGATGGTCGCCAGTTTTCGTGATTCGGTCACGCAGTGGCTGGACCGGGTGTTACCCGCCGACCTGTATGTGCGCAGCGCCAACAGCAGCGGCGCCTCCGATACGGTGTACTTCACGCCCAAATTGGTGCAAAGCCTGGCGAAGTTGGACGGGGTGACGCGCCTGGAAACACAGCGCCAAATGTCGCTGCGGCTGCGCCCGACCCAAGCGCCGGTCGCGCTGATCGCCCGACCCCTAGAAGATCCAGCTCGTCGTCTCCCGCTGGTCAGCGGCCCGTTGTCGGTGCCCGCAGGGCACACTGCGATTTACGTGAGTGAGGCCATGGTCGACTTGTTTGACGCCCGTCCCGGCACTTCTTTCGCCCCCCTTTCAGCATCTTTTCCGGCTCTAGCGCTTGACGGACATGCGCAACGTGCTTCTTTTTTTGTAGCAGGTGTTTGGCGTGACTACGCCCGTCAGTCGGGCACCATCGCTATCGACAAAGACGACTTCGAGCGGCTAACGGGCGACACCAGAACCAATGACATTGCCTTCTGGCTGGCAGACCCCAGCGACATCGTTCGGGTGGAAGGCGCCGTTCGCGCCCAAGTCGACGCCCAAGGACCCGGGACGGGCCAGCTGCTCGATTTTGGGTCAGCGGCTCAAATCAGAGCCACGTCGCTTCGCATCTTTGATCGCAGCTTTGCCATCACCTACTGGCTGCAAGCGGTGGCCATTGGCATCGGACTTTTCGGCGTGGCGGCAAGCTTCAGCGCGCAGATTTTTTCTCGCCGGAAAGAATTTGGCTTGTTGGCCCACCTGGGCTTCACCCGCCAGCAGGTGTTGTCGGTTGTGGCCATGGAGGGAATGGCCTGGACCACCCTGGGGGCGCTGGCCGGGCTGCTGCTCGGGCTGGCCGTCTCGGTCATTCTGGTCAAGGTGGTGAACCCCCAAAGCTTTCACTGGACCATGGACCTCATGGTGCCGTGGGCCCGTTTATTGCTTCTTTGCCTGGCAGTGACACTGGCAGGCACGGTCACCGCTTGGTTGTCTGTGCGCGCCGCGGCGGGAAAATCGGCCATATCTGCGGTAAAAGAAGACTGGTAG
- a CDS encoding transporter substrate-binding domain-containing protein, whose amino-acid sequence MKKLLLAIAIGSLSLTSFAQGKDLKVAIDPTYEPFTFKTADGTPTGFDVDIANALCTELKRKCVFVEQVWDSMIPGLMARKYDVIISSMSITADRLKQVDFSDKYYNTPSRVVVKKDVPFSGPASIKGKNIGVLKGSTQEKYAMAELKPAGVNVVAYEAQDQVYLDIRSGRLDGTVADILEVGGGFLSKPEGKDYTLVGPELFIPKYFGTGAGVALRKGQGTLKNDISAAIKTIRGNGVYKTINDKYFKFDVYGS is encoded by the coding sequence ATGAAAAAACTTCTGCTGGCCATCGCCATCGGTTCACTGAGCCTGACCTCCTTTGCCCAAGGCAAAGACCTCAAGGTCGCCATTGACCCCACCTACGAACCCTTTACCTTCAAAACCGCTGACGGCACGCCCACCGGCTTTGATGTGGACATCGCCAACGCCCTGTGCACCGAGCTCAAGCGCAAGTGCGTGTTTGTGGAACAAGTCTGGGACAGCATGATCCCTGGCCTCATGGCGCGCAAGTACGACGTCATCATCAGCTCCATGTCCATCACCGCTGACCGCTTGAAGCAAGTTGACTTCTCCGACAAGTACTACAACACGCCAAGCCGCGTGGTGGTGAAGAAAGACGTGCCCTTCTCTGGCCCCGCTTCCATCAAGGGCAAGAACATTGGCGTGCTCAAAGGCAGCACCCAAGAGAAATACGCCATGGCTGAACTGAAGCCCGCTGGTGTGAACGTAGTCGCCTATGAAGCCCAAGACCAGGTCTACCTGGACATCCGCTCCGGTCGACTGGACGGCACCGTGGCCGACATCCTGGAAGTGGGCGGTGGTTTCCTCAGCAAGCCCGAAGGCAAGGACTACACCCTGGTGGGCCCTGAGTTGTTCATTCCCAAGTACTTTGGCACCGGCGCCGGTGTGGCTCTGCGCAAAGGCCAGGGCACGTTAAAGAACGACATCAGTGCTGCCATCAAGACCATCCGCGGTAACGGCGTCTACAAGACGATCAACGACAAGTACTTCAAGTTCGACGTTTACGGCAGCTAA
- a CDS encoding ABC transporter permease, which yields MNDYYLAILQGSVLTVGVSLCALLVSIVLGLAGAAAKLSGRPVLVALATVYTTVIRGIPELVLMLLVFYGGTIGLNNLIEYLGSDNYVDVDPFTAGVMTIGFIYGAFMTETFRGAILAIPKGQMEAGWAFGMGRVQTFMRITAPQMVRYALPGFTNNWLVLIKATALISLIGLQEMTYLAKQASAATRSPFEFFLFTAALFLIYTTLSLVLLRKLNARFSLGTQRGQL from the coding sequence ATGAATGACTACTACCTAGCCATCCTGCAGGGCTCCGTGCTCACGGTGGGCGTCTCGCTTTGCGCCCTGCTGGTGTCCATTGTCTTGGGCCTGGCAGGCGCAGCGGCCAAACTCTCGGGGCGACCGGTGCTGGTCGCCCTGGCCACGGTCTACACCACCGTGATTCGCGGCATCCCTGAGCTGGTGCTGATGCTGCTGGTCTTCTACGGGGGCACCATTGGGCTCAATAACCTGATCGAATACCTGGGCAGCGACAACTACGTCGATGTCGACCCCTTCACCGCTGGTGTGATGACCATCGGCTTTATCTACGGCGCCTTCATGACCGAGACCTTTCGCGGGGCCATACTGGCCATCCCCAAAGGTCAGATGGAGGCCGGCTGGGCCTTTGGCATGGGACGCGTGCAAACCTTTATGCGCATCACTGCCCCCCAGATGGTGCGTTATGCGCTGCCCGGCTTCACCAACAACTGGCTGGTGCTGATCAAGGCCACCGCCCTGATCAGCCTGATTGGCCTGCAAGAGATGACTTACCTGGCCAAGCAGGCCAGCGCGGCGACCCGCTCCCCCTTTGAGTTCTTCCTGTTCACGGCCGCTTTGTTCCTGATCTACACCACCTTGTCCCTGGTGCTGCTGCGCAAACTCAACGCCCGCTTCAGTCTGGGCACCCAACGAGGGCAGCTCTGA
- a CDS encoding ABC transporter permease, translating to MQWAIIFEPQNLALYGTGILTTLSLLASSLVVGAVLALIFALMLTGPIKALQWLVSGYTFVIRGTPLLIQVYLIYYGLGQLEWIQARWDDVWPWTHFKEPFFCALLAFSLNTAAYTAEMLAGAIRETSAGEVEAAQAYGMSRFKVMRYIVLPSAMRRTLPAYSNEVVMMLHATSLASAVPSLIDVTGAASRIYSDYYLPFEAYLAAAGIYLVASFCLIGFFKFSEGRLLAYLAPRKH from the coding sequence ATGCAATGGGCCATCATTTTTGAGCCCCAGAACCTGGCGCTGTACGGCACCGGCATTCTGACCACCCTGAGCCTGTTGGCCTCGTCCCTGGTCGTGGGGGCCGTCTTGGCCCTCATCTTTGCGCTGATGCTGACCGGACCCATCAAGGCCTTGCAGTGGCTGGTCAGCGGCTACACCTTTGTCATTCGCGGCACGCCGCTGCTGATTCAGGTCTACCTGATCTATTACGGCTTGGGCCAACTGGAGTGGATTCAGGCGCGCTGGGACGATGTCTGGCCCTGGACCCACTTCAAAGAGCCGTTCTTCTGCGCCTTGCTGGCGTTTAGCCTGAACACGGCCGCCTACACGGCAGAGATGCTGGCCGGTGCCATTCGCGAAACCAGTGCCGGCGAGGTCGAGGCCGCCCAGGCCTACGGCATGAGCCGCTTCAAGGTGATGCGCTACATCGTGCTGCCCAGCGCCATGCGCCGCACCCTGCCGGCTTATAGCAATGAAGTCGTGATGATGCTGCATGCCACCAGTCTGGCCAGTGCTGTGCCCTCTCTGATTGATGTCACGGGCGCGGCGAGTCGCATTTACTCGGACTACTACCTGCCGTTTGAGGCCTACCTGGCCGCCGCTGGCATTTACCTGGTGGCCTCTTTCTGCCTGATCGGCTTCTTCAAATTCAGCGAGGGGCGTTTGTTGGCTTATCTGGCGCCGCGCAAACACTGA
- a CDS encoding succinylglutamate desuccinylase/aspartoacylase family protein, with protein MQRTDYSLLSSSLGSQKTLSSFHYGTPGARPKVYIQASLHAEELPGMLAAHHLRPLLDAADVAGTILGEVILVPVANPIGLAQRVDHKPMGRFDLDTSENFNRHYPDFAKLIDPAVLDALGTNSATNVALVRKAISDYLINWQPTTELESLRRQLLTLAHDADFALDLHCDCEAVVHFYTEEACWPQMEALAHLVGSRATLLAKSAGGASFDECLSSVWWQLSEALTQKGHAKPLPQSCHSTTIELRGELDLSHEFAQADAQAIYAFLQLQQVIACDTPPQVPASLCDATPLAGSETITAPAPGVVVFAAQPGQLMKTGDLVAEVIDPIDNITHRVLAGVDGVLYARVGDRYITSGGELAKIAGATPFRTGLLLGA; from the coding sequence ATGCAACGCACCGACTATTCGCTTCTTTCCAGTAGCTTGGGAAGCCAAAAAACACTCTCCAGCTTTCACTATGGCACCCCTGGTGCGCGACCCAAGGTCTACATTCAGGCCAGCTTGCATGCGGAAGAATTGCCAGGCATGTTGGCCGCGCACCACCTGCGGCCCCTGCTGGACGCGGCCGATGTGGCGGGCACCATCTTAGGTGAGGTCATTTTGGTCCCCGTGGCCAACCCGATCGGATTAGCCCAGCGCGTGGACCACAAGCCCATGGGACGGTTCGATCTGGACACCTCGGAAAACTTCAATCGCCACTACCCCGATTTCGCCAAGCTGATTGACCCCGCCGTGCTCGACGCGCTGGGAACCAACTCAGCCACGAACGTGGCGCTGGTGCGAAAGGCAATCAGCGACTACCTGATCAACTGGCAGCCCACCACCGAGCTGGAAAGTCTGCGCCGTCAACTGCTGACCCTAGCCCATGACGCCGACTTCGCACTGGATTTGCATTGCGACTGCGAAGCGGTGGTTCATTTCTACACCGAAGAGGCCTGCTGGCCGCAGATGGAAGCGTTGGCGCACTTGGTCGGCAGCCGTGCCACTTTGCTGGCCAAGAGTGCAGGAGGGGCCTCGTTTGACGAATGCCTGTCCAGCGTCTGGTGGCAACTGTCAGAGGCGCTCACACAAAAAGGCCACGCTAAACCCCTGCCCCAGAGCTGCCACAGCACGACGATTGAGCTTCGCGGTGAACTCGACCTGAGTCATGAATTTGCGCAAGCCGATGCGCAGGCGATTTACGCGTTTCTGCAACTTCAACAAGTCATTGCATGCGACACACCGCCGCAGGTCCCTGCCTCCTTGTGCGACGCCACCCCGCTGGCCGGTTCAGAAACGATCACCGCGCCAGCACCGGGCGTGGTCGTCTTTGCGGCCCAACCCGGCCAATTGATGAAAACCGGTGACCTCGTCGCCGAGGTCATTGACCCCATTGACAACATCACCCACCGCGTGTTGGCCGGTGTCGACGGTGTGTTGTACGCGCGGGTTGGCGACCGTTACATCACATCCGGTGGCGAATTGGCCAAGATTGCTGGCGCTACCCCGTTCAGAACGGGTCTGCTCCTGGGCGCTTAG
- a CDS encoding ABC transporter ATP-binding protein produces the protein MTSQPLKLQVDNIHKRFGSNEVLKGVSLKARAGDVISIIGSSGSGKSTFLRCINLLEKPNEGRINVAGEDIKLVPGKNGELHAADPKQLQRMRTKLAMVFQHFNLWAHLTVLQNIIEAPVHVLGMEREAAIKVARKYLETVGLQGKEDSYPAHLSGGQQQRVAIARALAMEPEVMLFDEPTSALDPELVSEVLKVMQTLAQEGRTMVVVTHEMGFAREVANHLIFLHKGLVEEEGNPAEVLSNPKSERLAQFLSGSLK, from the coding sequence ATGACATCCCAACCCCTCAAACTCCAAGTCGACAACATCCACAAACGCTTTGGCAGCAATGAGGTACTCAAAGGCGTGTCCTTGAAGGCACGCGCCGGCGATGTGATCAGCATCATCGGAAGCTCCGGCTCGGGAAAAAGTACTTTCCTGCGTTGCATCAACTTGCTGGAAAAGCCCAATGAGGGTCGCATCAACGTGGCCGGGGAAGACATCAAGCTCGTCCCTGGCAAAAACGGCGAACTGCACGCCGCGGACCCCAAGCAACTGCAGCGCATGCGCACCAAGCTGGCCATGGTGTTCCAGCACTTCAATTTGTGGGCCCACCTGACGGTGTTGCAAAACATCATCGAAGCACCCGTGCATGTACTGGGCATGGAGCGCGAGGCTGCCATTAAGGTGGCGCGTAAGTACCTGGAGACAGTGGGCTTGCAAGGCAAGGAAGACAGCTACCCGGCCCACTTGAGCGGAGGCCAGCAACAGCGCGTGGCCATTGCCCGGGCGCTGGCCATGGAGCCTGAAGTGATGCTGTTTGACGAGCCCACCAGTGCGTTGGACCCGGAGTTGGTCTCGGAAGTGCTCAAGGTCATGCAAACGCTGGCCCAAGAAGGGCGCACCATGGTGGTGGTGACCCATGAGATGGGCTTTGCCCGTGAGGTGGCCAACCACCTGATCTTCTTGCACAAAGGCTTGGTTGAGGAAGAGGGCAACCCGGCCGAGGTTTTGTCAAACCCCAAGAGCGAGCGCTTGGCGCAGTTTTTGTCGGGGAGTTTGAAGTAA